The following are encoded in a window of Mycobacterium vicinigordonae genomic DNA:
- the lipD gene encoding lipase LipD — MAQSSLLTTDNGLPSGVQGACDPHFLNVIRAFAGLYPGRKFGGGALSVYVEGRQVVDVWTGYADRKGEVPWTADTGAMVFSATKGLAATIIHLLVDRGLLSYDAPVADYWPEFGVNGKSEITVSDMLRHRAGLSHLKGVDKDTIMDHLLMEKRLAAATAGRAHGKMAYHAITYGWLLSGLARAVTGKGMRELFREELARPLNTDGLHLGRPPGGCPTTAAQTLLPQAKIPTPLLDFIAPKVAGLSFSGLLGSIYFPGIMSMLQDDMPFLDGELPAVNGVVTARALAKTYAVLANDGVIDDTRLLSSEAVAGMKGKSEFWPDLNLGLPFTYHQGYQSSPVPGFLEGYGHIGLGGTVGWADPETGSAFGYVHNRLLTLLLFDVGSFAGLAPLLTSAVSAARRDGPVQVPHFGSAYHDPDHHEPAAGE; from the coding sequence ATGGCGCAATCGTCTCTTCTCACCACCGACAACGGCTTACCTTCTGGCGTTCAAGGTGCATGCGATCCGCATTTCCTGAACGTCATCCGCGCGTTCGCCGGGCTGTATCCGGGACGCAAGTTCGGCGGCGGGGCGCTGTCCGTTTACGTCGAGGGCCGTCAAGTGGTCGACGTGTGGACGGGATATGCCGACCGCAAGGGCGAGGTGCCGTGGACCGCCGACACCGGGGCCATGGTGTTCTCGGCCACAAAAGGCTTGGCGGCCACTATCATTCACCTTCTCGTCGACCGCGGCCTGCTGTCCTACGACGCACCGGTCGCCGACTACTGGCCGGAGTTCGGCGTGAACGGCAAGTCCGAGATCACGGTCAGCGATATGTTGCGGCACCGCGCCGGCCTGTCGCATCTCAAAGGTGTCGACAAGGACACCATCATGGATCACCTGCTGATGGAGAAGCGACTCGCCGCGGCGACGGCGGGCCGCGCCCACGGCAAAATGGCCTACCACGCGATCACCTACGGGTGGTTGCTGTCGGGCCTCGCCCGCGCGGTGACCGGCAAAGGGATGCGCGAGCTGTTCCGCGAAGAGCTGGCCAGACCGCTAAACACCGACGGTCTCCATCTCGGCCGCCCGCCGGGCGGCTGTCCGACGACGGCGGCGCAGACCTTACTGCCACAAGCCAAGATTCCGACACCGCTGCTGGACTTCATCGCTCCGAAGGTGGCTGGGCTGTCGTTTTCCGGGCTGCTCGGCTCGATCTACTTCCCCGGCATCATGTCGATGCTGCAGGACGACATGCCGTTCCTGGACGGCGAACTGCCGGCAGTCAACGGCGTGGTGACGGCCCGCGCGCTGGCCAAGACCTACGCGGTGCTGGCCAACGACGGCGTCATCGACGACACCCGGCTGCTGTCCTCGGAGGCGGTAGCCGGAATGAAGGGAAAGTCCGAGTTCTGGCCGGATCTGAACCTGGGTCTTCCTTTCACCTATCACCAGGGCTACCAATCTTCGCCCGTACCGGGCTTTTTGGAGGGTTACGGTCACATCGGACTGGGCGGCACGGTCGGGTGGGCGGACCCGGAGACTGGCAGTGCGTTCGGTTATGTGCACAACCGCCTATTGACGTTGCTGTTGTTCGACGTCGGATCCTTCGCCGGCCTGGCCCCGTTGCTCACCAGCGCCGTCTCGGCTGCGCGCAGGGACGGCCCCGTGCAGGTGCCGCATTTCGGTTCGGCCTACCACGACCCGGATCACCACGAGCCCGCGGCCGGCGAATAG
- a CDS encoding fatty acyl-AMP ligase, protein MNGGAGSRPAVRDGLLQIEDCLGVDGNIVLPPDTTLISLIDRNIRCVGDTVAYRFLDHSGAGEGRAKEVTWAQFGVRLRAVGARVQQLAGPGERVAVLAPQSIDWVVGYYAAIKAGTIAVPLFAPELPGHAERLETALRDSQPAVVLTTTAAKRAIEDFLGTLPRLNQPHVLVIDEIPDAAADRFSATHLDMDAVSYLQYTSGATRPPIGVEITHRAVATNLVQMILSIDLLNRNTHGVSWLPLYHDMGLSMIGFPTVYGGHTTLMSPTAFVRRPLRWIQALSEGSRTGRVVTAAPNFAYEWAAQRGLPASGDDVDLGNVILIIGSEPVSIDAVTSFNNAFAPFGLPRTAFKPSYGIAEATLMIATIDHAAETSVIHLDRERLGAGYAVRVSAEDPTAVVQVSCGQVARSLWAVVVDPDTGTELPDGRVGEVWLQGNNVGRGYWGRPEETKLTFGAKLGVTRDAGSHAVGADLDGDWLRTGDLAVYLDGELYITGRIADLVTIDGRNHYPQDIEATVAEASPMVRRGYVTAFASPDGLVVIAERATGTSRSDPEPAKNAIRAAVLARHRVSVADVRFLPAGAIPRTTSGKLARVACRATYLDGTLGVH, encoded by the coding sequence ATGAATGGCGGTGCCGGGTCGAGACCTGCGGTGCGCGACGGCCTGCTGCAAATCGAGGATTGCCTCGGCGTCGACGGAAACATCGTATTGCCGCCGGATACCACCTTGATCTCGTTGATCGACCGCAACATCAGATGCGTAGGCGACACAGTCGCCTATCGTTTCCTGGACCACAGTGGGGCGGGGGAGGGCCGCGCCAAGGAAGTTACGTGGGCCCAGTTCGGAGTCCGGCTGCGTGCCGTCGGCGCACGTGTTCAGCAACTCGCTGGCCCGGGGGAGCGGGTTGCGGTCCTGGCACCGCAGAGCATCGACTGGGTGGTCGGCTACTACGCGGCGATCAAGGCGGGCACGATTGCGGTGCCACTGTTCGCCCCTGAACTGCCTGGACATGCCGAGCGCCTCGAAACGGCGCTGCGCGATTCGCAACCAGCGGTGGTCCTGACCACGACCGCGGCCAAACGCGCCATCGAAGACTTTCTGGGCACACTTCCGCGGCTGAACCAGCCGCACGTCCTGGTCATCGACGAGATTCCCGACGCGGCCGCCGACCGGTTCTCCGCTACCCACCTGGACATGGACGCAGTCTCGTATCTGCAGTACACCTCGGGTGCCACGCGACCGCCGATCGGCGTGGAGATCACCCACCGCGCAGTCGCCACCAACCTGGTCCAGATGATCCTGTCGATCGACCTGTTGAACCGGAACACCCACGGAGTCAGCTGGTTGCCGCTGTATCACGACATGGGGTTGTCGATGATCGGCTTCCCGACGGTGTACGGCGGTCATACCACATTGATGTCGCCGACGGCATTCGTGCGCCGACCGCTGCGCTGGATACAAGCCCTGTCGGAGGGTTCGCGGACCGGGCGAGTGGTCACCGCCGCGCCGAACTTCGCCTACGAGTGGGCGGCCCAGCGCGGCCTGCCGGCATCCGGCGACGACGTCGACCTCGGCAATGTCATCCTGATCATCGGTTCCGAGCCGGTCAGCATCGATGCGGTGACGTCATTCAATAATGCGTTCGCGCCCTTCGGATTACCGCGTACCGCGTTCAAGCCGTCCTATGGCATCGCCGAGGCGACCCTGATGATCGCCACCATCGACCACGCCGCCGAGACATCGGTCATCCACTTGGACCGCGAGCGGCTGGGTGCTGGATACGCAGTGCGGGTGAGCGCTGAGGACCCCACCGCCGTAGTGCAGGTGTCGTGCGGCCAGGTGGCTCGCAGCCTGTGGGCCGTGGTGGTGGACCCTGACACCGGAACCGAGCTGCCGGACGGCCGGGTCGGTGAAGTGTGGTTGCAGGGCAACAACGTTGGGCGCGGATATTGGGGGCGGCCCGAGGAAACGAAGCTGACGTTTGGCGCCAAGTTGGGGGTAACGCGCGATGCCGGCAGTCACGCGGTCGGCGCCGACCTCGACGGCGACTGGCTGCGTACCGGCGACCTGGCCGTGTACCTCGACGGCGAGCTGTACATCACCGGCCGGATCGCCGACCTGGTGACCATCGACGGACGAAACCACTATCCGCAAGACATAGAGGCTACCGTCGCCGAGGCCTCGCCGATGGTGCGCCGCGGATATGTCACCGCTTTCGCGTCGCCGGACGGTTTGGTGGTGATCGCTGAGCGCGCCACCGGCACCAGTCGCAGCGACCCAGAGCCGGCCAAGAACGCCATCCGTGCGGCAGTGCTTGCCAGACACAGGGTTTCGGTTGCCGACGTGCGTTTCTTGCCGGCCGGCGCCATCCCACGCACCACCAGCGGCAAGCTCGCTCGGGTCGCCTGCCGCGCCACATACCTGGACGGCACCCTGGGTGTGCACTGA
- a CDS encoding YqjF family protein: MCTDNHNPAAADPGDAAELSGYPVTPPALPRPVTFDQHWADLTFVHWPVHPESIAHMYPSGTRPDVFADGMTYVGLIPFAMSYTKVGSAVPLPYFGRFLETNVRLYSVDAAGHHGVLFRSLETARLAVVPVTRIGLGVPYTWAKMRMSKSSNEITYHSIRRWPRRGLRTLMTVTVGDVVTPTPLEVWLTARWGAHTRKAGQTWWIPNEHVQWPLQVAEVHELHDELVEAAGVHRCGNRLRALYSPGVRTYFGRPCLIH; this comes from the coding sequence GTGTGCACTGATAATCACAATCCCGCCGCAGCAGATCCCGGCGACGCTGCGGAGTTATCGGGCTATCCCGTTACACCGCCGGCGCTCCCGCGCCCGGTCACCTTCGATCAGCACTGGGCCGACCTGACCTTCGTGCACTGGCCGGTGCACCCGGAGAGCATCGCTCATATGTACCCGTCGGGCACCCGCCCCGACGTGTTCGCCGACGGGATGACCTATGTCGGTCTGATCCCGTTCGCGATGTCCTACACCAAAGTCGGCTCCGCAGTGCCGCTTCCGTATTTCGGGCGGTTCCTGGAGACGAACGTGCGACTGTACTCGGTCGACGCCGCCGGGCACCACGGCGTACTGTTCCGGTCGCTGGAAACCGCTCGGCTAGCGGTGGTACCCGTTACCAGGATCGGCCTCGGCGTCCCGTACACCTGGGCGAAAATGCGAATGTCCAAGTCCAGCAACGAGATTACATATCACAGCATTCGCCGCTGGCCTCGGCGCGGGCTGCGCACTCTGATGACGGTCACCGTCGGCGACGTGGTCACGCCTACCCCCTTGGAGGTGTGGCTGACCGCGCGCTGGGGCGCACATACCCGCAAGGCGGGCCAAACCTGGTGGATTCCCAACGAACATGTGCAATGGCCGCTGCAGGTGGCGGAGGTCCACGAACTGCACGACGAACTGGTGGAGGCGGCCGGCGTGCACCGCTGCGGTAACCGGCTGCGCGCACTCTATTCGCCTGGCGTACGAACCTACTTCGGCAGACCCTGCCTTATTCACTAA
- a CDS encoding SDR family oxidoreductase produces MSVMELFDLRGKRALVTGASSGIGRSVALAYVEAGAELAIAARNLDTLEVLAEEIAAAGGRAVPIACDVTRQDQVTAMVARATEQLGGIDIAVCNAGIVSVTPLLDMPLEEFERVQNTNVIGVFLTAQAAAKAMVGQGRGGSIITTASMSGRIVNIPQQVGHYCTSKAAVIHLTKAMAVEFAPHGIRVNSISPGYIMTELVEPLAQYHRLWEPKIPLGRIGRSEELTGLYLYLASAASSYMTGSDLVIDGGYCLP; encoded by the coding sequence ATGAGCGTCATGGAGCTGTTCGACCTGCGCGGCAAGCGGGCCCTAGTGACTGGGGCGTCCAGCGGTATCGGTAGGAGTGTTGCCCTGGCTTATGTCGAAGCCGGAGCCGAATTAGCCATTGCCGCAAGGAACTTGGATACTTTGGAGGTGTTGGCTGAGGAGATTGCCGCGGCAGGTGGCAGGGCCGTCCCGATTGCCTGCGACGTCACCCGGCAGGACCAGGTGACCGCTATGGTCGCCCGGGCGACCGAGCAGTTGGGCGGCATCGATATCGCGGTCTGCAACGCCGGCATCGTCTCGGTCACCCCGCTGCTGGATATGCCGCTCGAGGAGTTCGAGCGCGTCCAGAACACCAATGTCATCGGCGTCTTCCTCACCGCGCAGGCAGCGGCCAAGGCGATGGTCGGGCAGGGGCGGGGTGGGTCGATCATCACCACCGCATCGATGTCGGGTCGCATAGTCAACATTCCGCAGCAGGTGGGCCACTACTGCACGTCCAAGGCGGCCGTGATTCACCTGACCAAGGCCATGGCGGTGGAGTTCGCGCCGCACGGCATCCGGGTCAACAGCATCAGCCCGGGCTACATTATGACCGAGCTAGTCGAACCGCTCGCACAGTATCACCGGCTGTGGGAGCCCAAAATCCCGCTGGGACGCATCGGCCGGTCCGAAGAACTCACCGGCCTCTATTTGTATCTGGCCAGCGCGGCATCCAGTTACATGACCGGCTCCGACTTGGTGATCGACGGTGGTTACTGCCTGCCGTGA
- a CDS encoding nuclear transport factor 2 family protein: protein MGKFSKAEIEEAVKHYTTVVEGCSASGDWRPFADLFTEDVVYTEHHYGVFHGREAVREWIVDVMAPFPHMRFPSDWTAYDEDNDAVVVMIRNLLDHPTDPDGEPFWFPNWTRLVYAGDGLFSSEEDIYNPNRDAPRVVGAWLRAGGKLATDTVPQPRGDHQRDTAP, encoded by the coding sequence ATGGGCAAGTTCTCCAAAGCTGAGATCGAAGAAGCCGTTAAGCACTACACCACCGTTGTCGAGGGGTGCTCCGCCTCCGGCGACTGGCGCCCGTTCGCTGACCTGTTCACCGAAGACGTCGTCTACACCGAACACCACTATGGTGTTTTCCACGGCCGCGAGGCGGTGCGGGAGTGGATCGTCGATGTCATGGCACCGTTTCCACACATGCGGTTTCCTTCGGACTGGACGGCCTACGACGAGGACAACGACGCTGTCGTCGTCATGATCAGGAACTTGCTCGACCATCCCACCGATCCGGACGGCGAGCCATTCTGGTTCCCGAACTGGACCCGGCTGGTCTACGCCGGCGACGGCCTGTTCTCGTCCGAGGAAGACATTTACAACCCGAATCGCGACGCGCCGCGAGTGGTGGGTGCCTGGCTGCGCGCGGGCGGCAAGCTCGCCACGGATACCGTCCCGCAGCCCCGTGGCGATCACCAGCGCGACACTGCGCCGTGA
- a CDS encoding DJ-1/PfpI family protein — protein MTQIAFVAYPGFTALDMIGPYEVLRQLPDADVRFVWHESGPITADSGVLVLGATHSLAETPAPDVILVPGGPATPVHARDEKLLDWLRQAHRTASWTTSVCSGSVILAAAGLLQDKRATSHWICLQALKMFGATPVGDERIVREGSVITSAGVSAGLDLAIWLAGQIGGEGRAKAIQLAIEYDPQPPFDSGHMSKASPATKAAATALLSKDSVTPATLKSVTLLAWERALAAARPARRKRQLA, from the coding sequence ATGACGCAAATCGCGTTTGTGGCCTACCCGGGCTTCACCGCCCTGGACATGATTGGCCCCTACGAAGTCCTGCGGCAGCTGCCGGACGCCGATGTGCGGTTCGTCTGGCACGAATCCGGGCCGATCACCGCGGACTCCGGTGTGCTGGTGCTCGGCGCGACACATTCGTTGGCCGAAACACCCGCTCCCGACGTGATTCTGGTGCCCGGGGGGCCGGCCACGCCGGTCCACGCCCGCGACGAGAAGCTGCTCGACTGGCTGCGTCAGGCGCACCGGACCGCCAGCTGGACGACGTCGGTGTGCTCGGGATCGGTGATTTTGGCCGCGGCCGGTCTGCTACAGGACAAACGTGCCACGTCGCACTGGATCTGTCTGCAAGCGCTGAAGATGTTCGGCGCCACGCCCGTCGGCGATGAGCGAATTGTGCGCGAAGGCAGCGTTATTACCAGCGCCGGGGTATCCGCGGGCCTCGACCTGGCAATTTGGCTGGCCGGTCAGATCGGCGGTGAAGGCCGGGCGAAGGCGATCCAGTTGGCCATCGAGTACGACCCGCAGCCGCCGTTCGACTCTGGGCACATGTCCAAGGCCTCGCCCGCCACCAAAGCTGCTGCCACTGCATTGCTGTCGAAGGACAGCGTCACGCCGGCAACCCTGAAGTCCGTCACGCTACTGGCCTGGGAGCGGGCCCTGGCGGCGGCCCGCCCGGCCCGACGCAAGCGCCAACTGGCCTAG
- a CDS encoding GlxA family transcriptional regulator has product MARKVVIAGFPGVQGLDLVGPYEVFTGASLLTEGNYEVVVASRDAQPITTPGGLGFVATSLPDPSDGIDTVVLPGGAGVNEARTDTQFLNWIRTIAPSARRVVSVCTGAFLAAEAGLLEGLRVTTHWAFAERLASEFPDIEVDPDPIFIRSSEQVWTAAGVTAGIDLALALVEDDHGTEVAQTVARWLVLYLRRPGGQTQFAAPVWMPRAKRTPIRHVQEAIESEPGGAHSIEDLARRAAMSPRHFTRVFTEEVGEAPGQYVERIRTEAARRQLEETDDTVVAIASRCGFGTAETMRRNFIRRVGIPPDQYRNVFA; this is encoded by the coding sequence ATGGCACGCAAAGTAGTGATCGCCGGCTTCCCCGGCGTGCAGGGGCTCGACCTGGTGGGCCCCTACGAAGTCTTCACCGGAGCGTCGCTGCTGACCGAGGGCAATTATGAGGTGGTGGTGGCATCGCGCGATGCGCAACCCATCACCACCCCGGGAGGTCTGGGCTTCGTCGCCACCTCGCTGCCCGACCCTAGTGACGGGATCGACACCGTCGTCCTGCCCGGCGGCGCCGGTGTGAACGAGGCGCGAACCGACACGCAGTTCTTGAATTGGATCAGGACGATCGCACCCTCCGCGCGCCGCGTGGTCAGCGTCTGCACGGGTGCATTTCTGGCCGCCGAAGCGGGGTTGCTCGAGGGCCTTCGCGTAACCACCCACTGGGCCTTCGCAGAACGGTTGGCCAGCGAATTCCCGGACATCGAGGTCGACCCGGACCCGATCTTCATCCGCAGCAGCGAACAAGTGTGGACGGCCGCCGGCGTCACCGCCGGTATCGACCTCGCCCTCGCACTGGTCGAGGACGACCACGGCACCGAGGTGGCCCAGACGGTGGCCCGCTGGCTGGTGCTCTACCTGCGCCGGCCCGGCGGTCAAACGCAGTTCGCCGCGCCGGTATGGATGCCCCGCGCCAAGCGAACCCCGATTCGCCACGTGCAGGAAGCCATCGAGTCCGAGCCCGGCGGGGCACACAGCATCGAGGATCTGGCGCGACGCGCGGCGATGAGCCCGCGGCATTTCACCCGGGTATTCACCGAGGAGGTGGGCGAGGCGCCCGGCCAGTACGTGGAACGGATCCGCACCGAGGCCGCGCGCCGTCAGCTGGAAGAGACTGACGACACCGTCGTCGCCATCGCGTCGCGCTGCGGCTTCGGCACTGCGGAAACCATGCGGCGCAACTTCATTCGTCGGGTCGGCATCCCGCCGGACCAGTACCGCAACGTCTTCGCCTAG
- the tpx gene encoding thiol peroxidase: MAQITLRGNAINTVGELPAVGSPAPAFTLTGGDLSPLSNEQFTGKPVLLNIFPSIDTPVCASSVRKFNERAGASGASVVCVSKDLPFAQMRFCGAEGLENVAVASAFRDSFGEDYGVTLVDGPMAGLLARAVVVIGADGKVAYTELVPEIAQEPDYDAALAALAG; encoded by the coding sequence ATGGCACAGATAACCTTGCGTGGAAATGCGATCAACACAGTCGGCGAGCTTCCCGCGGTCGGGTCCCCAGCCCCCGCCTTCACCTTGACGGGCGGCGATCTGAGCCCGCTCAGCAACGAGCAGTTCACGGGTAAGCCGGTGTTGCTGAACATCTTTCCGTCCATAGATACCCCCGTATGCGCGTCCAGTGTGCGCAAGTTCAACGAGCGAGCCGGCGCGAGCGGTGCATCGGTGGTATGCGTCTCCAAGGATCTGCCGTTCGCCCAGATGCGGTTCTGCGGCGCCGAGGGCTTGGAGAATGTGGCGGTAGCATCGGCGTTTCGCGACAGTTTCGGCGAGGACTATGGCGTCACGCTGGTCGACGGGCCGATGGCCGGATTGCTGGCGCGGGCCGTCGTGGTGATCGGTGCGGACGGCAAGGTCGCCTACACCGAGCTGGTGCCCGAGATTGCCCAGGAGCCGGATTACGACGCGGCATTGGCCGCGCTGGCCGGATAA
- a CDS encoding acyl-CoA dehydrogenase family protein: MDFRYSTEQDDFRASLRGLLREDTPQPADWANGHDPKLWKRLSTEMELPGLHVPAEFGGAGATLVETAIAFDELGRSLAPVPFATHIFAIAAVLRAGDSEQRKDLLAGLLGGELIAAFAACGPNAATSATVRADHSGRHSVLTGECAPVLHGHVANVFVVPAADRGTVRLYVVAADASGIVAERLPSFDTTRPVARLRLNRVRAELLAASSITGLERVLDTARVLLAAEMLGGAEACLERTVEYACSRRQFGRAIGSFQAIKHLCADMMIEVDATRAAVMFAAMSAADDDDLSVAAPLAKAQAAETFVRCVESAIQIHGGIAFTWEHNLHRYFRRAKTSEALFGSTAANRALLADRAGL; the protein is encoded by the coding sequence ATGGATTTTCGGTATAGCACCGAACAAGACGATTTCCGCGCATCGCTGCGCGGTCTACTGCGCGAGGACACCCCGCAGCCCGCTGACTGGGCCAACGGTCACGACCCCAAGCTCTGGAAGCGGCTGAGCACCGAGATGGAACTGCCCGGCTTGCACGTCCCGGCGGAGTTTGGCGGTGCGGGCGCAACGCTCGTCGAGACCGCGATAGCGTTCGATGAGCTTGGACGATCACTGGCACCAGTTCCGTTCGCCACCCACATCTTTGCGATAGCTGCGGTCCTGCGCGCGGGAGACTCCGAACAGCGCAAAGACCTCCTCGCCGGCCTGCTCGGCGGCGAACTGATCGCAGCGTTCGCCGCCTGCGGTCCCAACGCAGCGACGAGCGCAACCGTACGAGCTGACCACAGCGGTCGCCACAGTGTGCTGACCGGTGAGTGCGCACCCGTACTACACGGCCACGTCGCCAACGTGTTCGTAGTGCCGGCGGCCGACCGAGGGACAGTGCGTTTGTACGTAGTAGCAGCTGACGCCTCGGGTATCGTCGCGGAGCGGCTGCCGTCGTTCGACACCACCCGGCCCGTGGCGAGGTTGCGGTTGAACAGGGTCCGGGCGGAACTCTTGGCCGCGAGCAGCATCACTGGCCTCGAGCGGGTACTGGACACTGCTCGGGTGCTATTGGCCGCCGAGATGCTCGGCGGTGCCGAGGCCTGCCTTGAGCGCACCGTCGAATACGCCTGCAGCCGAAGGCAATTCGGTCGTGCCATCGGCTCGTTTCAGGCGATCAAGCACCTCTGCGCAGACATGATGATCGAGGTTGACGCTACCCGTGCGGCGGTGATGTTCGCGGCGATGAGTGCCGCCGACGACGACGATTTGAGCGTCGCCGCACCCTTGGCGAAAGCCCAGGCGGCGGAGACCTTCGTCCGGTGCGTCGAATCCGCGATCCAGATTCACGGCGGGATCGCCTTCACCTGGGAGCACAACCTGCACCGCTATTTTCGCCGGGCAAAGACCAGCGAGGCCTTGTTTGGCAGTACCGCGGCGAACCGGGCACTACTTGCCGACCGGGCAGGCTTATAG